Proteins encoded in a region of the Novibacillus thermophilus genome:
- the holB gene encoding DNA polymerase III subunit delta': protein MAFHKVIGQEKAARMLKNALAHRRLAHAYLFSGPDRVGQRHMAMELAKALNCTKRKDDACDTCTHCVRIAHGNFPDVHWIQPEGHAVKIDQIRALQENVSYHSMEASVKVLIIEAADMMTVQAANSLLKFLEEPVGDVVAVLLTENKHHVLPTVLSRCQTIPFQRVPSEIISRQLTAEGVAEREAAVAAKLAGSLEEARQIVRGEWFRHALDVVVQVAKAVDGHIGQAMVVIQEKVVKSELGQHHLEYFLDLMILWYRDMLNISLGCEQPLTFLEHSEHFERQLTKWTEPRLVQAMEALMLAKRQLKQHVPSQLILEGWVLSVQEG from the coding sequence GTGGCCTTTCACAAAGTCATCGGACAAGAAAAAGCGGCCCGCATGTTAAAGAATGCACTGGCACACCGACGGTTGGCACACGCTTACCTCTTTTCGGGTCCAGACCGTGTCGGACAAAGACACATGGCGATGGAGTTGGCCAAAGCCCTCAACTGTACGAAACGCAAAGACGACGCGTGTGACACGTGCACCCACTGTGTGCGCATTGCCCACGGCAATTTTCCCGATGTCCATTGGATTCAGCCCGAGGGGCATGCGGTGAAAATCGACCAGATCCGCGCGCTGCAGGAAAACGTCTCCTACCATTCCATGGAAGCCTCCGTCAAAGTGTTGATCATAGAAGCAGCAGACATGATGACAGTCCAGGCGGCAAACAGTTTGTTAAAATTTTTGGAAGAGCCTGTAGGCGATGTGGTGGCCGTTCTCTTGACGGAAAACAAACATCACGTCCTTCCCACCGTGTTATCCCGTTGTCAGACCATCCCGTTCCAACGCGTCCCATCTGAAATCATTTCCCGACAGCTGACAGCTGAAGGTGTCGCTGAAAGGGAGGCGGCAGTGGCCGCAAAGCTCGCAGGCAGCCTGGAAGAAGCGCGCCAAATCGTGCGGGGAGAATGGTTTCGACACGCATTGGACGTCGTGGTTCAAGTGGCAAAGGCTGTCGATGGACACATCGGTCAAGCGATGGTCGTTATTCAGGAAAAAGTGGTGAAATCCGAACTCGGACAGCATCACTTGGAATATTTTCTGGACTTGATGATCTTGTGGTATCGAGATATGCTAAATATAAGTTTAGGTTGCGAACAGCCGTTAACTTTCCTCGAACATTCAGAACATTTCGAGCGACAGCTGACCAAATGGACGGAACCTAGACTTGTCCAGGCGATGGAAGCGTTGATGTTGGCGAAACGACAGCTTAAACAGCATGTGCCATCGCAGTTAATTTTGGAGGGATGGGTGTTGTCCGTTCAGGAGGGATGA
- a CDS encoding GIY-YIG nuclease family protein has protein sequence MTPSSKGHFVYIVECSDKTLYTGYTVDVEKRLTEHNAGRGAKYTRGRTPVTLRYVEAGDSRSWGLKREIEIKRLSHEQKRALFQKGR, from the coding sequence GTGACGCCATCATCCAAAGGTCACTTCGTCTACATCGTCGAGTGTTCCGACAAAACGCTGTACACCGGCTACACTGTCGATGTGGAAAAACGGTTAACTGAGCACAACGCAGGGAGAGGCGCAAAGTACACCCGCGGTCGGACGCCTGTGACGCTTCGCTATGTGGAAGCGGGAGACAGCCGGTCGTGGGGACTGAAGCGGGAAATCGAAATTAAACGCCTCTCTCACGAGCAGAAGCGTGCACTTTTTCAGAAAGGGCGGTAA
- a CDS encoding tRNA1(Val) (adenine(37)-N6)-methyltransferase, with translation MSFKPIHPVRVRDDERIDQLTPELGIVQSPNAFRFSMDAVLLARFCRVPHRGRILDLCTGNGVIPILLSTRTSLPIDGLDIQPRLVDMGRRSVEMNGLSTQINLFEGDLRECSPDWNGRYDLVTCNPPYMPVSESERNRNQSVAIARHEICCTLEDVVRAASRLLRSGGRLAMVHRASRFADIVTTMRRYRLEPKRVRWVHPRREAEANMVLVEAAKDGGVELHVESPLVVYQQDGSYTEDIHRLYGGVYS, from the coding sequence GTGTCCTTTAAACCAATCCACCCTGTCCGTGTACGCGACGATGAACGCATCGATCAACTAACTCCGGAACTGGGCATTGTGCAAAGTCCTAACGCGTTTCGCTTCTCTATGGACGCAGTGTTGTTAGCCAGGTTTTGTCGCGTTCCCCACAGGGGGCGCATCCTCGATTTGTGTACAGGCAACGGGGTCATTCCGATATTGCTGTCGACGAGGACATCGCTTCCCATTGACGGACTGGACATTCAGCCGCGTTTAGTGGACATGGGGCGGCGCAGTGTGGAAATGAACGGGTTGTCTACACAAATCAACTTGTTTGAGGGAGATTTGCGTGAGTGTTCCCCGGACTGGAACGGGCGGTACGATTTGGTGACGTGCAATCCGCCGTACATGCCTGTGAGTGAGAGCGAACGCAACCGCAATCAATCCGTCGCCATCGCCCGGCATGAAATATGCTGTACGCTGGAAGACGTCGTACGGGCCGCTAGCCGGCTGTTGAGATCGGGAGGCAGACTGGCCATGGTTCACCGGGCAAGTCGCTTTGCCGACATTGTGACGACCATGCGAAGATACCGTTTGGAACCGAAACGCGTGCGATGGGTGCATCCCCGCCGGGAAGCGGAAGCGAATATGGTCCTGGTGGAAGCGGCGAAGGACGGCGGAGTGGAGCTGCACGTGGAGAGCCCGTTGGTCGTGTACCAACAAGATGGTTCGTACACCGAGGACATCCACCGCCTTTACGGAGGAGTTTACTCGTGA
- the rnmV gene encoding ribonuclease M5: MVVKEMIVVEGRDDTAAVRRAVDAETIETGGSALRAEVMERIRLAQVKRGVIVLTDPDYPGERIRRIIREAVPGCKHAFIPRELASKDGKAGVEYAPPDVIRHALAEARAETLEVRPRDCVTWENMIDCGLTLHPQARKRREAVGRALGVGYANAQGLYKRLNAFHITPDELRRAVQKLK; this comes from the coding sequence ATGGTGGTAAAAGAAATGATCGTCGTAGAAGGGAGAGACGATACGGCGGCCGTTCGCCGTGCCGTGGATGCCGAGACGATTGAGACAGGCGGCTCGGCATTACGTGCAGAAGTAATGGAGCGCATTCGACTCGCCCAAGTGAAACGCGGCGTCATCGTATTGACAGACCCTGACTATCCAGGTGAGCGCATCCGACGCATCATCCGGGAAGCTGTGCCAGGTTGCAAACACGCCTTCATCCCCCGGGAACTCGCGTCGAAAGACGGTAAGGCAGGTGTAGAATACGCCCCACCTGACGTGATTCGTCATGCCCTGGCTGAAGCCAGGGCAGAAACGTTAGAAGTAAGACCGCGTGACTGTGTGACGTGGGAGAATATGATTGACTGCGGTTTGACCTTACACCCTCAGGCGCGCAAGCGGCGGGAAGCCGTCGGTCGAGCCCTCGGCGTCGGCTATGCCAATGCCCAAGGCCTGTACAAGCGGTTAAACGCTTTTCACATTACGCCGGATGAACTTCGTCGAGCAGTGCAAAAACTAAAGTGA
- a CDS encoding PSP1 domain-containing protein: protein MYAVVGVRFKQAGKIYYFDPDDLPIGKDQVVIVETARGIEYGKVVIGKKYVSEGEVVLPLKRVLRLATEEDRRQVMENKAAAERALSLCREKVREHALDMRLIDAEYTFDRNKIIFYFTADGRVDFRELVKDLASIFRTRIELRQIGVRDEAKMLGGIGPCGRTLCCSSFLGDFEPVSIKMAKDQNLSLNPIKISGLCGRLMCCLKYENDAYEEAKREMPDMGDRVTTPDGTGRVVGLNLLERRVRVELDELERLIEYDLSEVEQQTKQPN from the coding sequence GTGTATGCGGTAGTAGGTGTCCGCTTTAAGCAAGCGGGTAAAATATATTACTTTGACCCCGACGATCTGCCGATCGGAAAAGATCAAGTCGTGATCGTTGAAACGGCCCGTGGCATCGAGTACGGTAAGGTCGTGATCGGAAAGAAATACGTCAGTGAAGGAGAAGTCGTCCTCCCACTTAAGCGCGTCCTCAGATTGGCGACCGAGGAAGATCGGCGCCAAGTCATGGAGAACAAGGCGGCAGCGGAAAGGGCGCTCTCCCTTTGCCGTGAAAAAGTGCGTGAACACGCATTAGACATGCGCCTGATCGATGCTGAATACACATTTGACCGCAATAAAATTATTTTTTACTTTACAGCAGATGGCCGGGTTGACTTTCGTGAACTCGTCAAGGATCTAGCTTCCATCTTCCGCACGCGCATCGAGTTGAGACAGATTGGCGTGCGGGACGAAGCGAAAATGTTAGGCGGTATTGGACCGTGTGGTCGAACCCTTTGCTGTTCTTCTTTTCTCGGAGATTTTGAACCGGTCTCCATTAAAATGGCGAAAGACCAAAATTTGTCACTCAATCCGATTAAAATTTCTGGTTTGTGTGGCCGCCTCATGTGTTGCCTCAAGTATGAGAACGATGCATACGAGGAAGCAAAGCGAGAAATGCCCGATATGGGTGATCGCGTCACAACTCCGGACGGTACCGGTCGTGTGGTCGGGTTAAATTTGCTTGAAAGAAGAGTCCGGGTTGAGCTGGATGAGTTGGAACGCCTCATAGAATACGATTTGAGTGAAGTCGAGCAGCAGACTAAGCAGCCTAACTGA
- the tmk gene encoding dTMP kinase: protein MSGLFITFEGPDGAGKTTQLNRVAEWLEQQGFAFVRTREPGGTKISDSIRTLLLNPENSEMANETEVLLYAASRAQLVSEVILPALEDGKIVLCDRYVDASLAYQGYGLAYPVQQIAAINRFATTGVQPDRTYLLDIPVEIGLRRVFQKRGSAPDRIERKDITYHKSVRKGFLTLAKKEPERFCLIDARQGEDAVFSVIQSDLKRHFSLGGN from the coding sequence GTGAGCGGATTGTTTATAACGTTTGAAGGACCCGATGGAGCGGGCAAAACGACGCAATTAAACCGTGTAGCCGAGTGGTTGGAGCAGCAAGGCTTTGCGTTTGTCCGCACTCGGGAACCGGGGGGAACAAAAATTAGTGACAGCATTCGGACGCTGTTGTTAAACCCGGAAAACAGTGAAATGGCAAATGAGACCGAAGTGCTGCTCTACGCCGCGTCGAGGGCACAACTCGTCAGTGAAGTCATTCTCCCGGCACTAGAAGATGGCAAAATAGTCCTGTGCGATCGTTATGTGGACGCGAGTCTCGCTTATCAAGGGTACGGCTTAGCGTACCCCGTTCAGCAAATTGCTGCCATTAATCGCTTTGCGACGACGGGTGTTCAACCGGACCGAACGTATTTGCTGGATATTCCAGTGGAGATCGGTTTGAGACGCGTGTTTCAAAAGCGGGGCAGCGCACCCGATCGTATCGAGCGGAAGGACATCACCTACCACAAGAGTGTGCGCAAAGGCTTTTTGACGTTAGCGAAGAAAGAACCGGAGCGGTTTTGCTTGATTGATGCCAGACAAGGGGAAGACGCTGTGTTTTCGGTCATTCAGTCGGATTTGAAGCGACACTTTTCTTTGGGAGGGAACTGA
- the rsmI gene encoding 16S rRNA (cytidine(1402)-2'-O)-methyltransferase: MLRQKSFAPREEGSGTLYLVATPIGNLEDMTVRAINTLKKADVIAAEDTRQTRKLTTHFNIDTPLVSYREHNRAKQGEVLVRRLLQGESVALVSDAGMPAVSDPGAELVRSAVEQNIPVVPVPGANAALTALVGSGLGTERFLFLGFLPRERKKCVDVLRKWRQTKATVLLYEAPHRLLSTLHLIYEEWGNRRGVVVRELTKRHEEWLRGTVAELVDWFERESPRGECTLVLEGGSGHREGGDVRPWWGDLSIKEHVDHFVREGESVRDAIKRVAEERNMSKRDVYNDYHT, encoded by the coding sequence ATGTTGCGCCAAAAGTCGTTCGCCCCCCGTGAAGAGGGGAGCGGAACTTTGTATTTAGTGGCCACCCCGATCGGAAATTTGGAGGATATGACGGTCAGAGCGATCAACACGTTAAAAAAAGCAGACGTCATTGCGGCAGAAGATACACGCCAAACCCGCAAGCTGACGACTCATTTTAACATCGACACACCCCTCGTGTCGTACCGTGAACACAACCGCGCCAAACAGGGAGAGGTACTGGTGAGGCGTTTGTTGCAGGGAGAATCCGTCGCTCTCGTCAGCGATGCGGGAATGCCCGCGGTGTCAGATCCAGGTGCCGAGCTTGTCCGGTCGGCCGTTGAGCAGAACATCCCCGTCGTCCCAGTTCCCGGTGCCAACGCTGCCTTGACGGCTTTAGTCGGGTCGGGGTTAGGGACGGAACGCTTTTTATTCCTCGGTTTTCTCCCCCGCGAGCGCAAAAAGTGTGTGGACGTGTTGCGAAAGTGGCGGCAGACCAAGGCGACCGTGTTGTTGTACGAGGCTCCCCACCGCCTGTTGTCGACTTTGCACCTTATTTACGAGGAGTGGGGCAATCGCCGCGGGGTCGTCGTACGGGAATTGACGAAACGCCATGAAGAGTGGTTGCGGGGAACGGTGGCCGAACTGGTGGATTGGTTTGAACGGGAATCTCCCCGGGGTGAATGCACCCTCGTGTTGGAAGGAGGGTCCGGACATAGAGAAGGGGGAGACGTACGTCCGTGGTGGGGCGACCTGTCTATAAAAGAACACGTCGATCACTTCGTACGGGAGGGAGAGTCCGTGCGAGACGCCATAAAACGGGTAGCAGAGGAGCGGAACATGAGCAAACGTGACGTGTACAACGACTATCACACGTAA
- a CDS encoding YaaR family protein has protein sequence MRIDDHIGSRRHQLQTNRIKTERNVEPSRFFKVLKQERYPSAREEMDELLRKLDEQARRLIHSRTLIDLNHYKKLVYQFVERAVGQGIALAERHSTDARGRSRIYRCVEKIDEQLVQLTDDVLEREKSRLHLLERIGQIKGLLIQLNA, from the coding sequence GTGCGCATTGACGATCACATCGGCTCCCGCCGGCATCAGTTGCAGACGAATCGCATCAAAACTGAACGCAACGTCGAACCCTCCCGGTTTTTTAAAGTGTTAAAACAGGAGCGGTATCCGTCTGCCCGCGAGGAGATGGACGAGCTGTTGCGGAAACTGGACGAACAGGCGAGACGTTTAATTCACTCACGTACCCTCATCGATTTAAACCACTATAAAAAACTGGTCTACCAATTTGTCGAACGGGCAGTCGGCCAAGGAATCGCTCTGGCAGAGAGACACAGTACCGACGCTCGCGGACGCTCCCGGATATACCGCTGTGTAGAGAAAATAGACGAGCAGTTGGTTCAGTTGACGGACGATGTTCTCGAGAGGGAAAAAAGCCGGTTGCACCTTTTAGAGCGAATCGGGCAAATCAAAGGATTGTTAATTCAATTGAACGCGTAA
- a CDS encoding ribonuclease H-like YkuK family protein, translating to MEFVHPRKGRMSLEEMMEDIRSFLQEDTKAYYKIIIGTDSQTSEKQTVFVTAVIIHRVGKGARFYTRKWRSEPIRNLRYRLYRETGYSLELMEQLKEEGLLNDLLEWPVEIHLDVGRQGESRKIIQEVIGWVTAVGYTVKIKPEAYGASTVADRFTKS from the coding sequence TTGGAGTTTGTACATCCGCGAAAAGGGCGCATGTCGCTAGAGGAAATGATGGAGGACATTCGGTCGTTTCTGCAAGAAGACACAAAAGCGTACTACAAAATCATTATCGGAACCGACTCGCAGACGTCTGAGAAACAGACAGTTTTTGTCACGGCGGTCATTATTCACCGCGTCGGCAAAGGGGCGCGGTTTTACACGCGGAAATGGCGGTCAGAGCCGATCCGAAATTTGCGTTATCGCCTTTACCGTGAAACAGGCTACAGTTTGGAGCTGATGGAACAGCTTAAGGAAGAAGGATTGTTAAACGACCTTTTAGAATGGCCGGTTGAAATTCACCTCGACGTCGGGCGACAAGGGGAATCGCGAAAAATAATTCAGGAAGTCATCGGATGGGTCACTGCGGTAGGATATACGGTGAAAATTAAGCCGGAGGCGTATGGAGCAAGTACTGTGGCAGACCGCTTTACAAAATCGTGA
- a CDS encoding cyclic-di-AMP receptor: MKLVIAVVQDKDSNRLLNALVEKDFRATKLASTGGFLKAGNTTFLIGVEDAKIPHLLEIIKQNCESRDQLVAPVSPLGGSADSYVPYPVEVQVGGATVFVLPVEQFVQY, encoded by the coding sequence GTGAAACTAGTCATAGCCGTCGTCCAGGACAAGGACAGCAATCGGTTGTTAAACGCGTTGGTCGAAAAAGATTTCCGCGCGACGAAACTGGCCAGTACGGGTGGATTTCTCAAAGCGGGTAACACGACGTTTCTCATCGGTGTCGAAGATGCGAAAATTCCGCACCTGTTGGAAATTATTAAACAGAACTGTGAGTCGCGCGATCAGCTAGTCGCACCGGTGTCACCTTTAGGAGGGAGTGCCGATTCGTATGTCCCTTATCCTGTGGAGGTGCAGGTCGGGGGTGCTACCGTTTTTGTCCTCCCTGTGGAACAGTTTGTCCAGTATTAA
- a CDS encoding TatD family hydrolase, protein MLFDTHAHLNDPKFDEDREDVISRAQQTYNVSRIVNVGYNRETIPTCLELAETYDFVFAAVGWHPHDAKDLRDEDLAWIEDLASHEKVVALGEMGLDYYRDHSPKDVQADAFRRQIALAKKVQLPIIVHDRDAHDDVVRILREEHAEDVGGVMHCFGGDWETAKACLDLGFYIGIGGPVTFKKADDVRDIARKVPIDRLLVETDCPYLAPEPKRGKRNESGYVSYVVAKIAAIRQVEEEQLAAQTTENACRLFRLS, encoded by the coding sequence ATGTTGTTTGACACCCACGCACACTTGAACGACCCGAAGTTTGACGAAGACCGTGAGGACGTCATCAGCCGTGCTCAGCAGACGTACAACGTCAGTCGCATCGTCAACGTCGGGTACAACCGGGAGACGATCCCGACTTGCCTGGAACTGGCTGAGACGTACGACTTTGTGTTTGCGGCGGTAGGTTGGCACCCCCACGATGCGAAAGATCTGCGTGACGAGGATCTCGCTTGGATTGAAGACCTTGCATCCCATGAGAAAGTGGTAGCGCTGGGGGAGATGGGGCTCGATTACTACCGGGACCACTCGCCAAAGGACGTGCAGGCAGACGCCTTCAGAAGGCAAATTGCCCTCGCCAAAAAGGTTCAATTACCGATCATTGTTCACGACCGCGACGCACACGACGACGTCGTCCGCATCCTCCGGGAGGAGCACGCAGAAGACGTTGGAGGCGTCATGCATTGCTTTGGAGGAGATTGGGAAACAGCCAAGGCATGTCTCGACCTCGGATTTTACATCGGCATTGGCGGCCCGGTCACGTTCAAAAAAGCGGACGACGTTCGGGACATTGCGCGCAAAGTGCCGATTGACCGGTTGTTGGTCGAGACAGACTGCCCTTACTTGGCACCAGAGCCGAAACGCGGGAAGCGGAACGAGAGTGGGTACGTGTCTTACGTCGTGGCCAAAATAGCGGCAATCCGGCAGGTGGAGGAAGAGCAACTGGCCGCCCAGACGACGGAAAATGCCTGCCGTTTGTTCAGATTATCTTGA
- the metG gene encoding methionine--tRNA ligase, which yields MAGDKPTFYVTTPIYYPSNNLHIGNAYTTIAADALARYKRLRGYDVHLLTGTDEHGQKLQRRAEAAGKEPLEFIDPIVEWIRDLWEKLDISYDDFIRTTEKRHEKVVQRIFERLLEQGDIYLGEYSGYYCVECEAFWTERQAKTDHGFVCPDCNREISYVTEPSYFFRMSKYQDRLLKYIEEHPEFIQPESRKNEMINNFLKPGLDDLCVSRTAFDWGIKVPSNPEHVVYVWLDALSNYISAIGYLSDDEAEREKYARYWPADIHIIGKDILRFHTIIWPTILMALGEPLPKQVFGHGWLLMPDGKMSKSKGNVIDPKFLIDRYGADAVRYFVLREIPFGADGVFTPEAFIQRLNFDLANDLGNLLHRTVTMVEKYFDGRIPAAGQRETVDEDLRALVVNTVTDVEKYLDDLEFSSALEKIWQLVNRSNKYIDETMPWLLARDDSKRDRLGTVLYHLAESLRIVSVLLRPFLTQTPQAIWQQLGVKDEALTEWDSTRTFGLIPDGQKVAKGEPLFPRLDLEKEIAVIDESTAAARKRAEENKRRQEQKEQSAAKGGTPEELTIDDFFKTDLRVAEIVRAEKVKNADKLLKLQLDLGYEQRQVVSGIAEFYRPDELVGQKVICVTNLKPIKLRGEVSNGMILAAQDGDRLVLSTVSGDIANGTRVK from the coding sequence GTGGCAGGTGACAAACCAACCTTTTACGTGACAACGCCGATATATTACCCCAGCAACAACTTGCACATCGGCAATGCATATACGACGATCGCCGCCGACGCTCTCGCCCGTTACAAGCGGCTGCGCGGTTACGATGTGCACTTATTGACCGGAACCGACGAACACGGCCAGAAACTGCAGCGGCGTGCAGAGGCGGCTGGCAAAGAACCGCTGGAATTTATCGATCCGATCGTGGAGTGGATTCGCGATTTGTGGGAGAAGTTGGACATCTCTTACGACGATTTTATCCGCACGACGGAAAAGCGGCACGAAAAAGTGGTGCAACGCATTTTCGAGCGCTTGCTGGAGCAGGGTGACATTTATTTAGGAGAGTACAGCGGCTACTACTGTGTCGAGTGCGAGGCGTTTTGGACCGAGCGGCAAGCAAAAACTGACCACGGATTTGTCTGTCCCGACTGCAACCGCGAGATCAGTTACGTAACAGAACCGAGTTACTTTTTCCGCATGTCCAAATACCAGGACCGTCTGCTCAAGTACATTGAAGAACACCCGGAATTCATTCAGCCCGAATCCCGCAAAAATGAAATGATCAACAACTTTTTGAAACCCGGTCTGGACGACTTGTGTGTGTCGCGCACGGCGTTTGATTGGGGGATTAAAGTACCGAGCAACCCCGAGCATGTCGTCTACGTTTGGCTGGATGCGCTGAGCAACTACATCTCGGCGATCGGCTACCTTTCCGACGATGAGGCGGAACGGGAAAAGTACGCCCGCTACTGGCCGGCGGACATTCACATCATTGGCAAGGACATTCTCCGCTTCCACACGATCATTTGGCCGACGATTTTGATGGCCCTCGGCGAACCCCTGCCGAAGCAGGTGTTCGGCCACGGCTGGTTGCTCATGCCCGACGGGAAAATGTCAAAGTCCAAAGGAAATGTCATCGATCCCAAATTCCTCATCGACCGCTACGGTGCCGATGCTGTCCGCTACTTCGTCTTGAGGGAAATCCCGTTCGGAGCGGACGGAGTGTTTACACCTGAGGCGTTTATCCAGCGGTTAAATTTCGATTTAGCCAACGATTTGGGAAATCTGCTGCATCGCACGGTCACCATGGTGGAAAAGTACTTTGACGGTCGCATTCCCGCTGCCGGCCAAAGGGAGACTGTCGATGAAGATTTGCGCGCACTCGTGGTGAACACCGTAACCGACGTGGAAAAATACCTGGATGATCTGGAGTTCAGCAGTGCGCTGGAAAAGATTTGGCAGTTGGTCAATCGCTCGAACAAATACATCGACGAGACGATGCCCTGGTTGTTGGCGAGAGATGACAGCAAGAGGGACCGACTGGGGACAGTTCTGTACCACCTGGCTGAGAGCTTGCGCATTGTATCCGTGTTGTTGCGCCCGTTTTTGACTCAGACTCCGCAGGCCATTTGGCAGCAGCTTGGCGTGAAGGACGAAGCGCTGACAGAGTGGGATTCCACCCGCACGTTCGGTTTGATTCCGGACGGGCAGAAAGTGGCGAAAGGCGAACCGCTCTTTCCGCGCCTCGATTTGGAAAAGGAGATTGCCGTCATTGACGAGTCGACGGCGGCTGCGCGCAAGCGAGCGGAGGAAAACAAGCGCCGGCAAGAACAGAAGGAGCAGTCGGCCGCCAAAGGCGGGACACCAGAAGAATTGACGATTGACGACTTTTTCAAAACAGATCTGCGTGTCGCAGAAATTGTTCGTGCAGAGAAGGTCAAAAACGCCGACAAACTGCTAAAGCTGCAGCTTGACTTAGGATACGAACAGCGTCAAGTCGTTTCCGGCATTGCAGAATTTTACCGGCCGGACGAACTCGTCGGACAGAAGGTCATTTGCGTCACGAACTTAAAACCGATAAAATTGCGGGGAGAGGTGTCGAACGGCATGATTTTAGCAGCACAAGACGGAGACCGTCTTGTATTGTCCACAGTGTCCGGAGACATTGCCAACGGCACCCGCGTCAAGTAG
- the yabA gene encoding DNA replication initiation control protein YabA — MNKSKIFTQMTQLEERIGELYEELGGLKQEIADMIEENHQLSTENRLLRERLAKEAGDGRAKARESDVKRPIGEGHDNLARLYHEGFHICNLHYGSIRTDGDCLFCMSFLNK; from the coding sequence GTGAATAAATCCAAAATTTTCACCCAAATGACGCAACTCGAAGAGAGAATCGGTGAACTGTACGAAGAATTAGGCGGCTTAAAACAGGAAATTGCGGACATGATAGAAGAAAATCACCAGTTGAGCACCGAAAACCGACTTTTGCGTGAACGCCTGGCCAAAGAAGCAGGAGATGGCAGGGCTAAGGCAAGGGAGAGTGACGTCAAGAGGCCGATCGGGGAAGGCCACGACAATCTGGCGCGTTTGTACCACGAGGGTTTCCACATCTGCAATCTGCATTACGGCAGTATTCGCACGGATGGCGATTGTCTGTTTTGTATGTCGTTTTTAAACAAGTAA
- a CDS encoding AbrB/MazE/SpoVT family DNA-binding domain-containing protein, translating to MMKSTGIVRKVDELGRVVIPIELRRTLGISEKDALEIYVDEERIVLKKYEPACIFCGSAENVTHFKNKVVCKNCMAEMAEQ from the coding sequence ATGATGAAGTCAACAGGCATCGTGCGAAAAGTCGACGAGTTGGGACGAGTCGTTATCCCTATTGAACTGCGCCGGACTTTAGGAATCAGCGAGAAAGACGCTTTGGAAATTTACGTAGACGAGGAACGCATTGTCTTGAAAAAATACGAACCGGCCTGCATTTTTTGCGGCAGTGCAGAAAATGTCACCCACTTCAAGAATAAAGTCGTCTGTAAAAACTGTATGGCTGAAATGGCAGAACAGTAG
- the rsmA gene encoding 16S rRNA (adenine(1518)-N(6)/adenine(1519)-N(6))-dimethyltransferase RsmA, producing MGDQRSVTGRTSQVLRDYRLKPKKSLGQNFLTDSRVLDKMVRAADIDKETGVLEVGPGIGSLTERLANVAGKVVAVEIDKRLIPILENTFASYDHVQIVCGDILALDVPKVLKEHLSSCKRTTVVANLPYYITSAVIMKLLELNWSFYRLVLMMQKEVAERVLAKPGSKDYGVLSVAVQYYATPEKVARVPAHVFVPRPHVDSAVLSLTPHKTSPAFVANRELFFVVVKSSFKERRKTLANNLNAHLFTDWNKSQVNEWLNRVGIDPRRRAETLSLAEFARISNALSDSCLI from the coding sequence ATGGGCGATCAGCGTTCCGTCACTGGGCGGACCTCACAAGTGTTGCGTGACTACCGGTTAAAACCGAAAAAATCACTGGGACAAAATTTTTTGACAGATTCCCGCGTTTTGGACAAAATGGTGCGAGCCGCTGACATTGACAAAGAGACGGGAGTATTGGAAGTCGGTCCCGGCATTGGATCGCTGACCGAGCGGCTGGCGAATGTTGCAGGCAAGGTGGTGGCCGTCGAAATAGATAAACGGCTCATCCCCATTTTGGAAAACACGTTCGCTTCTTACGACCACGTCCAGATCGTGTGTGGCGATATATTGGCTTTAGATGTCCCCAAAGTGTTGAAAGAGCACCTTTCCAGTTGCAAAAGGACGACAGTCGTCGCCAATTTGCCTTATTACATCACGTCAGCTGTGATTATGAAGCTGCTGGAACTCAATTGGTCGTTTTACCGCCTCGTCCTGATGATGCAGAAAGAAGTGGCTGAACGCGTGTTGGCTAAACCGGGCAGCAAAGATTACGGAGTGCTCAGTGTCGCCGTTCAATATTACGCCACCCCCGAGAAAGTCGCCCGCGTACCGGCCCATGTGTTTGTCCCCCGTCCGCATGTGGATTCTGCCGTCCTGTCCCTCACGCCCCACAAGACGTCACCTGCATTCGTTGCAAACCGAGAGTTGTTTTTTGTAGTGGTCAAGTCAAGTTTCAAAGAGAGGCGCAAAACGTTGGCCAACAACCTTAACGCCCACCTTTTTACGGACTGGAATAAATCGCAAGTGAACGAATGGTTGAACCGAGTGGGAATTGATCCGCGTCGGAGGGCGGAAACCCTGTCTCTCGCTGAATTTGCCCGCATCAGCAACGCATTGAGTGACAGTTGTCTCATTTAA